A portion of the Paenibacillus marchantiae genome contains these proteins:
- a CDS encoding DUF456 domain-containing protein yields the protein MAGTVYPILPGAVAIFFAFLVYGWFFSFVPFGVWFWIIQILIVVVLFVADYVVSAWGVKKFGGSKLSTTLSTIGVIIGPFVIPAFGLVLGPFIGAFIGELIGGSSPAKASKVGFGSVVGLFTSTVMKIILQIVMIVLFIIWVVRFA from the coding sequence ATGGCCGGAACGGTATATCCTATACTGCCTGGTGCTGTAGCGATTTTCTTCGCGTTTCTGGTCTATGGCTGGTTCTTCAGCTTTGTTCCGTTCGGTGTATGGTTCTGGATTATCCAGATTTTGATCGTAGTGGTGCTGTTTGTGGCTGATTATGTCGTCAGTGCCTGGGGTGTGAAGAAATTCGGCGGCTCCAAATTATCGACGACTCTCAGTACGATTGGTGTCATCATAGGCCCATTTGTTATTCCGGCATTCGGACTGGTACTGGGACCATTTATCGGTGCTTTTATCGGGGAACTGATCGGAGGGTCTTCACCTGCCAAAGCTTCCAAAGTCGGATTTGGTTCCGTGGTGGGGCTGTTTACAAGCACCGTTATGAAAATTATTTTGCAAATCGTCATGATTGTTCTGTTTATTATCTGGGTGGTAAGATTCGCATAG